tatataataatcctTCGTTCTTTTTTTCTATATTATCCTTTTAGAGAACATTGACATAAGAAAGGCTTACTATTGCGTTTTATTGTTGAATCAGGGAAGCGAAAATATGGAACAGTGTATTCGAGAGAGCTGAAAAAATGGCTGGAATCGAGAAGGGCAGCATAAGAGCGACTGTTCTGGTCGAAACACTCCCGGCAGTGTTTCAAATGGACGAGATTCTGTACGAGCTGAGAGAACATTCGGCAGGCTTGAACTGCGGCAGATGGGATTACATCTTCAGCTACATCAAGACGTTTCAGGCTCACCCTGATCGCTTGCTGCCTGACCGAGTTCAAGTCGGCATGACGCAACACTTTATGAGAAGTTACTCGGATTTACTCATCCGAACATGTCACCGGCGGGGAGTCCACGCAATGGGAGGCATGGTATGTGTCATCCCCGATCATATATCAGGATTATTGATTCGTTTATATTGtcatttgatttattgaaagtCGTGCACATGATATCAGGCAGCTCAGATCCCAATCCGAGACGACCCAAAGGCGAACGAGGCTGCACTTGATTTAGTCAGAAAAGACAAGCTAAGAGAAGTGAAAGCAGGGCATGATGGAACCTGGGCAGCTCACCCGGGCCTGATCCCAGCCATCATGGAAGTCTTCACCGACAACATGCACAACAAAGCCAACCAAATCCATTCCATGAAACGCGAAGACGCGGCCCACATCACCCAGGACGACCTCCTACAAATCCCAAGGGGCGTCCGGACCCTGGAAGGCCTCCGGCTCAACACCCGAGTGGGGATCCAATACATGGCCGCTTGGCTCACGGGCACGGGATCCGTCCCACTCTACAATCTCATGGAGGACGCCGCCACGGCTGAGATAAGCCGAGTTCAGAACTGGCAGTGGCTGAAATACGGAGCGGAGTTGGATGGGGACGGGCTGGGCGTGAGGGTGAGCCATGACCTATTCGGGAGAGTGGTGGAGGAGGAGATGGAGAGGATCGAGAGGGAAGTTGGGAAGGAGAAGTTCAAGAAAGGAATGTATGTTGAAGCTTGCAAGATTTTCACAAGGCAATGCATTTCACCCACTCTGGATGATTTTCTGACTCTTGATGCTTATAATCACATTGTCGTCCATCATCCCATGGGATCCTCCAAGCTTTAAATTACTTTTTAAATTTGCTTGATTTCCTATTTTATGTAGCAACGTGTTTGTATTTGTTCTTCCATTCCATGAATCTTCGAGTTAATGTTGTGTGCTAATTGATAATGAATAAATAATGGCCTTGGACATCCtcacattttgattttgaagtAATTCTGGTCATATTTCTTTGATCGATTCATGTAAAAACAACTTGATTTTAGAGTAAACCCTTTTTACATTAAAGAAAACTGAATACATAATTATGCAGAGAAAACAATGGTTTGTGGAtcttattattaatttgatttcGAATTCAAAATACCGAGGAAGGAATATTATTGGTTCCGTTGCCGATGCCCATGCAAATCTTCAACAGGCAGGCAGAACGGATCTAGACATTTTATTGAGCGGGGGCAAATATTTGATAGCTGAAGCGTTTGGAGTTAGGGAGGGCATTTAGTTGGATAAAAGAGTAAccttttttacaaataatccttGAATCCGATTCTCTAGTGCTTATTGATCCACTACAGGAtgatgacatatcgagaatttAGATGAGTGTGTGTTTGATAGGTTTTAAAATCGTGAGGCCCCAaactaaatcaaataatattatatggAGTTGAGTCGTTATATTTGATATCAGAACGACTGTGGATGAGCTTGGAATGATTGAGCAATCCTCAGCGAGTACTATGAGTTCCGGAGAGGGTTGAGAAGGTCTTTAAGCGAAATCACACATCGTCAAACTACGAGAGAGATGTTGGACATTAAAATGAATGCATGACAACCCTTGTGACATGTTTTAAAATCGTAAGGCCACAAGCCAAAATGAATAATATCACAATTGTGTTGGACCGTTATATTTGGTATCATAGCAACTCCGCATGAGCTTGGGATGATGAGACAAACCTCAGTGGAGACGCTGAATCACTAAAAAGGGTTGAGAGTCTCTTAGACGAAATCTCACTTCGCCAAACACGAGAAAGATGTCGAGCATTTAATTGAATGTGTGACAAATACTTGTGATGCGTTTTAAAATCGTGAGACCGCGTGCCAAATCGGACAATATCACAATTGGGTGGATCAGTTACATTTGTTATTAGATCGACTCTGCGTGAGCTTGAAATGATGGGGTAAACCTCAGCGAATACTCTAAGTCCCGGAAGAGGGTGTGAGAGAGAATCTCACGTCGATAAAACCACGTGAAAGATACCAGACATTTAAATGAGTACATAACAACTCTTTGTGACGTGTTTTAAAGCCGTCAAGTCACGAACCAAAGCAAACAATATTACAAGTGTGTTGACTGTTACGTaaataaatgctttaattaatattGTGTCACTCGCAAACCATGCTCAATTTGCGAATCACTATGCATTATTAGTAGGGATGACAATGAATCGATTTTTAACATGACCCATGTTAAACCCGCCACGTTTGGAATGGGTTAAAACCCGGTCAAACGAGTTTCGGGAGGGCGAGGCTTGTCCTCAGCAATGGGTCCAATGATTGATTTGGAGCGAGTATCAGGTTTGGGTGAATTGGCCctacatatttatatatgcatactttacatacatatatgtacactgtatatatatacatagataatatatattttaattaaatgtataGCGGGTTCACGGGTCCAACCCGATTTGGATCCATGGGCCGGGTCATGAGTTTGGCCGAACCCGACCCGTTGTCATCCTTAATTATTAGTCTAATGGatacaaattatttattttaatttatgtgtTGAATAATTTACatcaattataaaatatttcaaaatttaatttttaacatgacatatttgaattgttgttaACCGGATGATGATTAAGTTGTGGTGTCTCATACTTGCGATCTCGAAGATGACTCCTGTACCCAGATGTCCGGATAGATAACCGGGATGTGGACCACTGTCTACTCACTTTACTACCCGAGCTCTTACTACCCGAGCTTGGCTCCTCTGAGCATCCATGACTAAACAGGACCCATACCTAAGAAGAACCAAATATATCCAATTTTTAGACCTAAGACTACCCGAATATATCTGGTGGTATCACAAAGGTTGAATCACctcaaaaattatgtttttataatatgtctattgtgagacagtttcacgaaTCTATATTAATGAGATATATTTGTAATTAAAAAGAATATTTCTGacataaaaatagtattttttttataaatcggGTCTGATTGAAGAtcaatctcacaaaattgacatgtgagaccatctcacatgaatttctttttttttttttttaagtttggttAAACAAAACTCTATTCACACTGAATTCACCAAGatttaaatttatctcaattttATCTAAATTTAAAACTCAAACAAAGATGAGTAAGTCTtctgtgagacagtctcataaatcatttttcatgagacgggtcaaccttgaccatatttacaataaaaagtaatccttttgatatataaataatatttttcatggatgacctaaacaaaatattcatCTTACAAAATTGACCTATAAGATCGTCTCTCATAAATTTTCGTGAACAAAAATTATTCCAATCTTATCTAAGCTTCAAATAATCATATCACTTTTAGCCTAAAAATTTAGTgaacaaaatcataaattatcaaaataatcgaattattatatataaatatttattaaaaaccttGTAAAATATCATcttcaaatttttaatttgaatttatCCGAAGAATAATGAACATGAAAATAGCATACGATGTTAGATATTTTCTTGAAACTCTTACAAAGTCGGCAGCCGTTGGATCTGGATAATAATATTTTCGGCGACGTTCAGCCGTTAGAGTTGACAGCGTAAAGATATGCGGTCAGGATTTTCATAGACAGGACGACTTAAAAGGCAACTCTCCCCTATAAATAGAAGCGATAACAAACGCATCGCAACTCGAaagtctctctctctctctctctccgcGTGCTCTGTGTTGAGGTCTGAAGGTAGGGTtccttttctcttctttttcttttttccccaCTTTTTATTTACGAATtcaaaatctttaatttaatttttctattttgtCAACCAATTCTCTTGCACAATGAATCCCGACCTGCTGTCGTACTATCCTTGTTTCTCTTGAAGTCCGACGTTTGGTTACCGATGCCAATTTCGTGATTTTCATGCCTAGGGTTTTGATTACGCTTTCTTTTTACCGAACCTGACATCAAGATATCGAATTTAGATTTGGGTTTTTGGTTTCCTGTTTGATGGGTGTTGTTGGTCATTCGtttatttgatttgagtattgaatAATATTTGACAAAGAAACGAATGGGGCTACCGTTCTTTAGTGGGGAACAAaagattttcaaatttgatGATATACTTGTTGAAAGCTAGACGTTgggatttttttgttgttgtgtgCATGTACGTTGAAATTGGCTCAGATTGATATTTTGTCAATTTGAAATTTGATTGGAAGTTTGGTTTTTATTATTAAGGGAGAGTTTTTAACGGGGCTGAGTTGACATGCTCAGAATTTGGAGGCTTATTTATGTTTAACGCTGTTCTTGAAATTTACAGCTTGGAGATAATTTTAGGCGATATGGTGCGGAAACCACTGAAAGGGACGAAAGGATATTCTTCTCGGTTTGTGCCTGATTATGAATATGGGGCGGAGGCAATGGCTGAATCAGAAGGCTTTGGAAGCTTGGGTAGGGTCGAGCAAGATTTAACAGCATCAGAGGATTCTTGTGCACCAAAAAGCAAGTGCATTAAATTGAATGTGGATGACTATGACAGGTTTGGCGTGCCTATACGGACTTTCTCATTGTCTAGAATGTCACAGTTGGAGAAAAGGGATTTGGTGGTGAAATTGAAAAATGAGCTCGAACTAGTTAGGTTGTTTCAGAGGAAGTTCTATTCTTTGGGATTAGATTCCGAAGTGTTTTCACCTGCTTCTAATGTTCATGGAAATTATACTGTTCCAAAGAGACCTGGTTTAGTGGAAAGTGTTCCCATGTCTAAGAGTAAAAAGGCTGTGGCAGCAagccaaaaaaaaattcctcCTGGAAGAAATGGATCACGCACAAAATGTGGGCCACTGGCAGGAAGACGAATTGAGTCGGTGAAGCAGTCTGCACGTAATAATACCAATTTTGACGTGTTGACGAAGCAGTGTGATGCGTTGTTGAAAAATGTAATGAAACAGAAAAATGCTTGGATTTTCAATAAGCCCGTTGATATCGTAAAATCGAATATTCCAGACTACTTCACTGTGATAAAGTATCCAATGGATTTGGGCACAGTGAAAATGAAGTTACTTTCACATCAGTATTCCAGTCCAGTGGAATTTGCTGCCGATGTAAGGCTCACGTTTAAAAATGCGATGACCTATAACTCGCCTGGAAATGCTGTTCATATTTATGCTGCCACTTTGAGTCGGTTCTTTGAATCGAGATGGAAATCAATCGAGAAGAAGATTCCTGCATCAACAGATGCATCCACACCTTCCAAATCTAGTGTTGTCATAGAATCTGAAATCGCTTCCATGCCTCCTGCGAAGAAGCAAAAAATAGCTCCTACTGAGAACAAGCTCAATCGAAAAACAGAAAAGCGGGTGATGACTGATATTGAGAAGAAAAGATTGGGTGAGGAGGTGGAAGCATTGCTGGAAGAATTACCtgaaaatattattgattttttgaaAGAAAGCACTTTGAACGGAGGAGGTCAAGTGATCGAAGATGAGATTGAAATTGACATTGGGACTCTCAATGATGATATCCTGTTCTCGTTACGGAAACTTTTGGATGATTATCTGCAAAACAAGGAGAAAAATCAAACGCTGAGTGAAGTTGAGGTCTATATCAGCATATGAATTCATGATTTCGTGAGTTTTCATGTGATGCATGTTTTGTATTGCCTCAGTTTTGGTGTTTATGTCTTTACAGATACCCAATGAGTCTGGTTTTAGCAATCCATATGTCCAGCCTCTCATAGGTGATTATCTTTTCTCCAATGAATCTGCATCATGAGATATGATTTAGTTGTATTTTGGGGCTCGTTTTGGTATTGACTTATTTCACGTTCTTCCATATATAAATCAAGGCAATGCACCAGATGATGAGGATGTGGATATTTGTGGAAATGATCTGCCACTTAACTCAAATCTTACTACCATGGAGATTGATAAGGATGCTGCACAGAGAAACACAAAAGACAATAGTTCAAGTAGCTCCAGTAGCGATTCTCACTCCTCATCCAGTGGTTTGTTACTTTGTTTCCATCCTTGTCCCTCAGTTTCAGCATTTATTCTCTGATCGATATCTGGCTAACAATAAATATATAGGCTGTCtttattgatttgattgcattattTCTTAAGCGTTCACAAGGTCATCATGTATTTTCATCCGAGTTTAAGGATTTTAGTTGtgttatttattgtatttcccTTGACTTGGACAAGTTCGATATATGTACTACTCTCTTCCTTTTCATTTCCAACCCTGAAAGCGTGCTTACTTTTTCCATTGCCATCTATATGTCCTGGAAACTATTTATTCGACTTTTACATCATGGTTGATTCGTATCACTTGCCTCTTAGTAAATTCATAAAATTAGTTGAAGACTTTTGCTGTGATCCTTGTTCAGAAAATGCTATGGTGAGTTTGGAAACTTTCTATTTGTCCTTCTGAAACCCTAACTGCCCACTTGTTAAAGTGGTTTGACGATCTCTCTTCAGCTACTTTAGAACTTGTCAAACCATTTTGGCAAACTTAAGATGAATGCCACACCTTTGGGGAGTCAAGTTCGTTTTCTGGAAATTGATCGCGATCTTGTCTCCATGGCTGGCCCTAGATGTGAAGCATTTGTCAGATTTGATGATCTACCACCAACCATGAGAAATGTTATTTCCTTGTAAATTCAAGCAGAGTAATCAGAGGGTCGGGTCTTACAtagtttaaaaaattgtttgaaTAGTTATTGGGATATAGTTGTCGAGTTCAAATTTTTTGCCGACTAGtctttaattcaaaatcatgcAGCATTTTAAAGCCATTTCTCACGTGTAACTTGCCTTAATTGTTAAGCTAGTTTTATGATTTCTATGGACTTGATATTTTTCCGTTGTGTACTCTCGTTATGGAGATGCCTAAACAATTTATAATCGTATCAATGTCTTGTgcatatgttattttttatttttcctgttGTGATGTCTTTAGAGACTGTTATTTGTGAGAAATGTTTGACAATTAATTAACACATGTCTGAAATTTGATTTAGTTGAGAAGCGTGATTTTTGTTGATAAATTTGATATACGTCCTTCCTTTTTTTGGCTATAGCTCATACCAGAGAGTGTTGATTTATGTTATTTTCTTTTGCCAACACTCCCTTTTCAAGTGCTTAGAGCAACTTAACTCCATGGATCTGGATCAATGCTAGAAAAAGAAAGGATATGCAAGTATTTTCCAGCTTTTCTTAAACAAGTTCACTGCCTTTCTTTGTCATTTATGAaagcaaaattttaaacattaaatgGTTATATGTTGTCTAATTTATTGTTTCAACTTCCGAGTGCTAAATTCTAATTCTTGGCTGTTTTCCATTGATATTGTAATGCTATCTAACTAAAATCTAGTAAACAAGGATTATAAGTTCTATGGTAGATGGCTTTTACAAGCATGCCCTTGTTTTACATGTTTGTACGGTCTAATTGATGTttgctctctctctctctctctctctctctctctctgtacAC
This genomic interval from Primulina huaijiensis isolate GDHJ02 chromosome 14, ASM1229523v2, whole genome shotgun sequence contains the following:
- the LOC140957603 gene encoding malate synthase, glyoxysomal-like; amino-acid sequence: MVGFEIESAPSKERKPFVGYDVPEGVDIRGRYDAEFARILTKDAMQFVAGLQREFRGHIKYAMECRKDAKMRYNNGALPGFDPATKYVREAEWVCAPPPPAVDDRRVEITGPVERKMIINALNSGAKVFMADFEDALSPSWENLVRGHVNLKDAVNGTIRFNDEARNRVYKLNDRNIAKLFVRPRGWHLPESHVFIDGEPVTGCLLDFGLYFYHNWSAFRKNQGEGFGPFFYLPKMEHSREAKIWNSVFERAEKMAGIEKGSIRATVLVETLPAVFQMDEILYELREHSAGLNCGRWDYIFSYIKTFQAHPDRLLPDRVQVGMTQHFMRSYSDLLIRTCHRRGVHAMGGMAAQIPIRDDPKANEAALDLVRKDKLREVKAGHDGTWAAHPGLIPAIMEVFTDNMHNKANQIHSMKREDAAHITQDDLLQIPRGVRTLEGLRLNTRVGIQYMAAWLTGTGSVPLYNLMEDAATAEISRVQNWQWLKYGAELDGDGLGVRVSHDLFGRVVEEEMERIEREVGKEKFKKGMYVEACKIFTRQCISPTLDDFLTLDAYNHIVVHHPMGSSKL
- the LOC140956666 gene encoding transcription factor GTE10-like isoform X2; this translates as MVRKPLKGTKGYSSRFVPDYEYGAEAMAESEGFGSLGRVEQDLTASEDSCAPKSKCIKLNVDDYDRFGVPIRTFSLSRMSQLEKRDLVVKLKNELELVRLFQRKFYSLGLDSEVFSPASNVHGNYTVPKRPGLVESVPMSKSKKAVAASQKKIPPGRNGSRTKCGPLAGRRIESVKQSARNNTNFDVLTKQCDALLKNVMKQKNAWIFNKPVDIVKSNIPDYFTVIKYPMDLGTVKMKLLSHQYSSPVEFAADVRLTFKNAMTYNSPGNAVHIYAATLSRFFESRWKSIEKKIPASTDASTPSKSSVVIESEIASMPPAKKQKIAPTENKLNRKTEKRVMTDIEKKRLGEEVEALLEELPENIIDFLKESTLNGGGQVIEDEIEIDIGTLNDDILFSLRKLLDDYLQNKEKNQTLSEVEIPNESGFSNPYVQPLIGNAPDDEDVDICGNDLPLNSNLTTMEIDKDAAQRNTKDNSSSSSSSDSHSSSSDSESEGLSAGEDGSKDSAEAGASKVAVASILEPKKTDLKDPYDCLNVHTEQNFSSVVTSNEPNCHQEEESVPHDRPVSPDKLYRAAILRSRFADIILKVQENNLEKGETPGTGKLKGEREELERWRREEKARLQAEAKALEEDRKRAEAKAEEEVRRKRELEREAARLALQKMEKTVDINENSRFMEDLEMFRSAPDEHLQSGLVEDASPENSQIGFDSFKFQSSGNPLEQLGLFMKIDEDEGVEQQSTLSTSNNRSEEEMD
- the LOC140956666 gene encoding transcription factor GTE10-like isoform X1; the encoded protein is MVRKPLKGTKGYSSRFVPDYEYGAEAMAESEGFGSLGRVEQDLTASEDSCAPKSKCIKLNVDDYDRFGVPIRTFSLSRMSQLEKRDLVVKLKNELELVRLFQRKFYSLGLDSEVFSPASNVHGNYTVPKRPGLVESVPMSKSKKAVAASQKKIPPGRNGSRTKCGPLAGRRIESVKQSARNNTNFDVLTKQCDALLKNVMKQKNAWIFNKPVDIVKSNIPDYFTVIKYPMDLGTVKMKLLSHQYSSPVEFAADVRLTFKNAMTYNSPGNAVHIYAATLSRFFESRWKSIEKKIPASTDASTPSKSSVVIESEIASMPPAKKQKIAPTENKLNRKTEKRVMTDIEKKRLGEEVEALLEELPENIIDFLKESTLNGGGQVIEDEIEIDIGTLNDDILFSLRKLLDDYLQNKEKNQTLSEVEIPNESGFSNPYVQPLIGNAPDDEDVDICGNDLPLNSNLTTMEIDKDAAQRNTKDNSSSSSSSDSHSSSSDSESEGLSAGEDGSKDSAEAGASKVAVASILEPKKTDLKDPYVVCSEISSDCLNVHTEQNFSSVVTSNEPNCHQEEESVPHDRPVSPDKLYRAAILRSRFADIILKVQENNLEKGETPGTGKLKGEREELERWRREEKARLQAEAKALEEDRKRAEAKAEEEVRRKRELEREAARLALQKMEKTVDINENSRFMEDLEMFRSAPDEHLQSGLVEDASPENSQIGFDSFKFQSSGNPLEQLGLFMKIDEDEGVEQQSTLSTSNNRSEEEMD